A window of the Henningerozyma blattae CBS 6284 chromosome 10, complete genome genome harbors these coding sequences:
- the TBLA0J00640 gene encoding uncharacterized protein (similar to Saccharomyces cerevisiae CDC48 (YDL126C); ancestral locus Anc_7.288), with protein MADESEHKPLLDGSGADPVNAKDESIATAILRTKKKDNALIVDDATNDDNSVIAINSNTMDKLELFRGDTVLVKGKRRKDTVLIVLIDDDLDDGSCRVNRIVRNNLKIKLGDIVTLHPCPDIKYASRISVLPIADTIEGLTGNLFDVFLKPYFVEAYRPVRKGDHFTVRGGMRQVEFKVADVEPEEYAVVAQDTIIHWEGEPINREDEENNINDVGYDDIGGCRKQMAQIREMVELPLRHPQLFKAIGIKPPRGVLMYGPPGTGKTLMARAVANETGAFFFLINGPEVMSKMAGESESNLRKAFEEAEKNAPAIIFIDEIDSIAPKRDKTNGEVERRVVSQLLTLMDGMKARSNVVVIAATNRPNSIDPALRRFGRFDREVDIGVPDAAGRLEVLRIHTKNMKLSDDVDLEVIASETHGFVGADIASLCSEAAMQQIREKMDLIDLDEEEIDAEVLDSLGVTMDNFRFALGNSNPSALRETVVENVNVTWDDIGGLDDIKNELKETVEYPVLHPDQYTKFGLAPSKGVLFYGPPGTGKTLLAKAVATEVSANFISVKGPELLSMWYGESESNIRDIFDKARAAAPTVVFLDELDSIAKARGGSMGDAGGASDRVVNQLLTEMDGMNAKKNVFVIGATNRPDQIDPAILRPGRLDQLIYVPLPDEVARESILSAQLRKSPIEPGVDLTAIAKATKGFSGADLSYIAQRAAKFAIKDSIEAQIRAEKEAEANAKANSNAVKTEEDVEMTDANATTTTAAVEVKREDPVPYITKEHFTEAMKTAKRSVSDAELRRYEAYAQKMKASRGQFSNFGFDDNINESNEQTSTNNASNAAQNNGSGAVFDDAASDDDLYS; from the coding sequence atggCCGACGAAAGTGAACATAAACCTTTATTAGATGGTTCTGGTGCTGATCCAGTAAATGCTAAAGATGAATCGATAGCTACGGCCATTTTAAGAACCAAGAAAAAGGATAATGCCTTGATTGTGGACGATGCTactaatgatgataattcaGTCATTGctattaattctaatactATGGACAAATTGGAATTGTTCAGAGGTGACACTGTTCTTGTTAAAGGTAAGAGGAGAAAGGACACTGTTTTGattgttttaattgatgatgatttggATGATGGTTCATGTCGTGTCAATCGTATTGTTAGAAACAATTTGAAGATCAAATTGGGTGATATTGTCACTTTGCATCCATGCCCAGATATCAAGTACGCTTCGAGAATATCTGTGTTGCCAATTGCCGATACCATTGAAGGGTTGACAGGGAATTTATTCGATGTGTTTTTAAAACCTTATTTCGTGGAAGCTTATAGACCAGTTAGAAAAGGTGATCACTTCACTGTAAGAGGTGGGATGAGACAAGTGGAATTCAAAGTCGCTGATGTAGAACCTGAGGAATATGCTGTGGTAGCTCAAGATACCATTATTCATTGGGAAGGTGAGCCAATTAATagagaagatgaagaaaataatatcaatgatGTTGGTTATGATGATATTGGTGGTTGTCGTAAACAAATGGCTCAAATCAGAGAAATGGTAGAATTACCTTTAAGACACCCTCAGTTGTTTAAAGCCATTGGTATTAAGCCACCAAGAGGTGTTTTGATGTATGGTCCTCCTGGTACAGGTAAGACATTAATGGCAAGAGCTGTTGCTAATGAAACAGGTgccttttttttcttaattaaCGGTCCTGAAGTTATGTCCAAAATGGCTGGTGAATCAGAATCTAATTTAAGAAAAGCTTTTGAAGAAGCTGAAAAGAATGCTCCAgctattattttcattgatGAAATCGATTCTATTGCTCCAAAGAGAGATAAAACAAATGGTGAAGTTGAAAGAAGAGTTGTTTCTCAATTGTTGACTTTAATGGATGGTATGAAGGCAAGATCCAATGTTGTTGTCATCGCTGCTACTAATAGACCAAACTCAATTGACCCAGCTCTGAGAAGATTCGGCAGATTCGACCGTGAAGTTGATATCGGTGTTCCAGATGCTGCTGGTAGATTAGAAGTCTTGAGAATTCAtactaaaaatatgaaaCTATCAGACGATGTAGATTTAGAAGTAATTGCCTCAGAAACTCATGGGTTTGTAGGTGCTGATATTGCCTCTTTATGTTCTGAAGCTGCTATGCAACAAATTCGTGAAAAGATGGATTTGATCGatttagatgaagaagaaattgatgCTGAAGTCTTGGATTCATTGGGCGTCACCATGGATAACTTCAGATTCGCCTTGGGTAATTCTAACCCATCTGCATTACGTGAAACTGTTGTTGAAAATGTTAATGTCACTTGGGATGATATTGGTGGGTTAGACGATATTAAGAATGAATTGAAGGAAACTGTAGAATATCCTGTCTTACACCCAGATCAATATACAAAATTCGGTTTAGCTCCATCAAAGGGTGTCTTATTTTATGGTCCACCAGGTACTGGTAAGACTTTATTAGCTAAAGCTGTGGCTACCGAAGTTTCTGCTAATTTTATCTCTGTGAAAGGTCCAGAATTATTAAGTATGTGGTATGGTGAATCTGAATCCAATATTAGAGATATTTTCGATAAGGCAAGAGCTGCTGCTCCAACCGTTGTCTTTttagatgaattagatTCTATTGCTAAGGCAAGAGGTGGTTCCATGGGTGATGCTGGTGGTGCTTCTGATAGAGTTgttaatcaattattaactgAAATGGATGGTATGAATGCCAAGAAAAATGTCTTTGTCATTGGTGCTACAAATAGACCTGATCAAATTGATCCTGCCATTTTAAGACCTGGTAGATTGgatcaattgatttatgTTCCATTACCTGATGAAGTAGCTAGAGAATCTATCTTGTCTGCTCAATTAAGAAAATCTCCAATTGAACCAGGTGTAGATTTAACTGCTATTGCCAAGGCTACTAAAGGTTTCTCAGGTGCTGATTTATCTTATATTGCTCAAAGAGCCGCTAAATTTGCTATTAAGGATTCCATTGAAGCTCAAATTAGAGCTGAAAAGGAAGCTGAGGCAAATGCTAAAGCCAATTCTAATGCAGTTAAGACTGAAGAAGATGTAGAAATGACAGATGCTAATGCTACCACTACTACTGCTGCAGTAGAAGTCAAGAGAGAAGATCCTGTACCATATATTACCAAAGAACATTTCACAGAAGCTATGAAAACTGCCAAAAGATCTGTCTCAGATGCGGAATTACGTCGTTATGAAGCTTATGCTCAAAAGATGAAAGCTTCAAGAGGTCAATTCAGTAATTTTGGCTTCGATGATAACATTAATGAATCCAACGAGCAAACATCTACTAATAATGCTTCCAATGCTGCTCAAAACAATGGTTCTGGTGCAGTTTTTGACGATGCAGCTTCCGACGATGATTTGTACAGttga
- the TBLA0J00650 gene encoding cyclin family protein (similar to Saccharomyces cerevisiae PCL9 (YDL179W) and PCL2 (YDL127W); ancestral locus Anc_7.289): MSDYEALLQFNRKRVNNEMIDFLVSTTNSIIQIESETSSTSQQIPSLALFIKRLIVHSNVQTPTLMSTLVYLTKLREIIPSDVVGIETTRHRIFIGCLILAAKSLNDSSPLNRHWTQYTNGLFKIQEINTIERELLEYFNWDVTIKLPDLYTSLSAFLQPIKEQLVLSRDTTMLKPKVFGINNSNRGSNTMGAAIQRPITPSSSAHSSIYSRYNQPSTNRSNISLQSSRASSQRSIPSLYSSSTIASGSTINNLYANPNYNESKMFTINESKKMNSNIFSKKQNQNNYTNMISNPYNTPLTSNKENVPTQLDLESQIPSFTPVHNNQKNNNVTRPIFLKSSSSKSSLQSTKSIKKSAWHTIFG; the protein is encoded by the coding sequence ATGTCTGATTACGAAGCTTTATTACAATTCAATAGAAAAAGAGTTAATAATGAGATGATTGATTTTTTAGTCTCCACTACCAATTCAATCATTCAAATTGAATCTGAAACTTCTTCTACTTCCCAACAAATTCCATCATTGgctttatttattaaaagactGATTGTTCATTCCAACGTTCAAACTCCAACTTTAATGTCAACGTTGGTTTATTTGACTAAATTAAGAGAAATTATACCCTCCGATGTGGTTGGTATTGAAACTACAAGACATAGAATCTTTATTGGTTGTTTAATCTTGGCAGCTAAATCTTTGAATGATTCTTCTCCTTTAAATAGACATTGGACTCAATATACAAATGGGTTGTTTAAAATTCAAGAGATTAACACTATAGAAAGAGAATTGTTggaatatttcaattggGATGTCACTATCAAATTGCCAGATTTATATACTTCCTTATCTGCATTCTTACAACCAATCAAAGAACAACTCGTTTTATCTAGAGATACTACCATGTTGAAACCCAAGGTATTTGGTATCAACAATTCTAATCGTGGTTCAAATACCATGGGGGCTGCTATCCAACGTCCAATTACACCTTCTTCATCTGCTCATTCATCCATTTATTCACGTTATAACCAGCCATCTACTAACCGTAGTAACATTTCTCTTCAATCATCTCGTGCTTCATCACAAAGATCTATTCCATCATTATACTCATCTAGTACAATTGCATCAGGGTCCACTATTAACAATCTATATGCTAATCcaaattataatgaaaGTAAGATGTTCACCATTAACGaatctaaaaaaatgaatagcaatatttttagtaaaaagcaaaatcaaaataattatactaATATGATTTCTAACCCATATAACACACCATTGACATCaaacaaagaaaatgtACCAACTCAATTAGACTTGGAAAGTCAAATCCCATCTTTCACTCCAGTacataataatcaaaaaaataataatgtcaCAAGACCGATTTTCTTgaaatcttcatcttctaaaAGTTCTTTACAAAGTACaaaaagtattaaaaaatcagCATGGCATACTATTTTTGGGTAA
- the TBLA0J00660 gene encoding uncharacterized protein (similar to Saccharomyces cerevisiae VCX1 (YDL128W); ancestral locus Anc_7.290), with translation MDQNTPLLGSNRQPASSLLTRPQLPTWQAIKIDVKYAFNSSPLNLLLPFTLLGLIWGHFQLGDTLSFAFNFLGIIPLAAILAFATEELSDNVGNTLGALLNATFGNAVELIVSIIALREGQIRIVQASMLGSILSNLLLVLGFCFIFGGYNRVQQKFNQTAAQTMSSLLAIACASLLLPAAFKATLPSDGKDQWIIDEKILELSRGTSVIILIVYVLFLFFQLGSHHELFEEQNLETDEVLSQYNTQPTHHLSVRSAITFLVIATLVVSFCADYLVGAIDNVVESTGLSKTFIGLIIIPIVGNAAEHVTSVLVAMKDKMDLAIGVAIGSSLQIALFVTPFMVLVGWYIDVPMTLNFSTFETAILFIAVFLSNYLILDGESNWLEGVMSIAMYVLIALSIYYYPDTDMST, from the coding sequence ATGGACCAAAATACACCACTACTAGGGTCGAATAGACAACCAGCCTCAAGTTTGCTCACAAGACCACAACTCCCTACTTGGCAAGCTATCAAAATAGATGTCAAATATgcatttaattcatctcCTTTGAATTTGCTATTACCCTTTACCCTTCTTGGGCTAATCTGGGGCCATTTCCAATTGGGCGATACACTATCGTTTGCGTTTAATTTCTTAGGTATCATCCCATTGGCAGCCATCTTAGCATTTGCTACTGAAGAATTATCCGATAATGTAGGAAACACTCTGGGGGCATTGTTGAATGCCACTTTTGGTAATGCTGTAGAATTGATTGTTTCCATCATTGCCTTGAGAGAGGGTCAAATTAGAATCGTGCAAGCTTCTATGTTGGGTAGTATCTTGTcgaatttattattggttCTAGGGTTCTGTTTCATCTTTGGTGGGTATAACCGTGTACAACAGAAGTTCAACCAAACTGCAGCACAAACAATGTCTTCATTATTAGCCATTGCATGTGCCTCACTATTGTTGCCTGCAGCCTTTAAGGCTACTTTACCCTCCGATGGCAAAGACCAATGGATCATTGATGAGAAAATCTTGGAATTATCAAGAGGTACCTCTGTGATCATCTTGATTGTCTACGttcttttcttatttttccaattggGCTCTCAtcatgaattatttgaagaacaAAACTTGGAAACCGATGAGGTATTATCTCAATACAACACTCAACCCACCCATCACCTTTCGGTTAGATCTGCCATCACTTTCCTTGTCATCGCTACTTTGGTAGTATCGTTTTGTGCCGATTATTTGGTCGGTGCCATTGATAACGTTGTGGAATCCACAGGGCTATCCAAGACATTTATTGGTTTGATTATCATCCCTATCGTCGGCAATGCTGCAGAACATGTTACTTCCGTATTAGTAGCCATGAAGGATAAGATGGATTTGGCTATTGGTGTGGCCATTGGTTCTTCTTTACAAATTGCATTGTTTGTAACACCTTTCATGGTTTTAGTAGGTTGGTATATCGATGTTCCAATGACTTTGAACTTTTCTACTTTTGAAACTGCAATTTTATTCATCGCAGTCTTTTTATCAAACTATTTGATCCTAGATGGGGAATCCAATTGGTTAGAAGGTGTTATGTCAATTGCCATGTATGTGTTGATTGCACTTTCTATTTATTACTACCCAGACACAGATATGTCAACTTGA
- the SPP41 gene encoding Spp41p (similar to Saccharomyces cerevisiae SPP41 (YDR464W); ancestral locus Anc_5.587), protein MSDEDINFNDLVGNILNAHNNQESQSQDESHIPVSTQDHQELPDFTADDESYLEAVANAIQTIDKNENENIATDKAEPPIDIPRTNNNDKPDTNATTTTKSITKSKAKPNNQEWPSQLQNNSKNTQTDQLDQDDENLRMAILQSLNQLTDDILVPEPITLTSENNNVVDSSKPSKKASTKKKKKSHSKVSSSSTTSQTLSKIKSDTITKSAAPSQKSSSLSRKKKKKDSISTVSATKHKDSKKSKSKDKKSSSQPSTANTNININTNDDDDDDLLNFEDIIKNFMQQGLTDDASNHIDQSSTLPEESQSIITADETQALVEAATKAFEQNLIDTTEPISFSSRHDSLNKVIKLSEPSISISKSKSKSKTKDKDRDKSKDKSKDKDKDRYKDKEKIKSKSKNKDKEKSKDKDKDKDRSKEKTKENEKLKSKEKDREREKESKSKSKSKLSKHKDKDPNNSNINDNDSNNNNALDSLKKKKKLKKVKKKLPKKVEPSTPQQRVTHIDSNDFSKALEEVVNSVVNTSLLTTSPSSPVETPHTDDAPGKPTFSSIPLLIENLYLSNDDTNIPTTSQVPNDDDNTSNTAVIPTVLHDKDDNNLEQADDGNFDLNQIMQKAMLLAFNEEQNDENEMNNNKNNNSNIINDNSNNNRLEPNLGDFNVKDILLPSKVSPKLSKFHEHKSKSKKSKRSSSSKDKKLSREKRKEKQREKSRERHKEREKEREHERNKKILKALNESSSLSLMEPLKATSTHLLTQDHFKKRYKKIASQVAEVAKKRNRDKRKAIKAKKQEEQLKARELKKIRKREELNKQERERKELEEIVSRGPPYPYDLRLTKNGKPKKPYRRWTPEELAKRNLLNSTNSGKVSKKRKDGKTELLEDTLRRIALLSENSTNVYVRNEGKDAGIENNDSTITTTTNRSLLNNIEGSLINSNRFQSLTGDLSKLSAQEVQDLKEYATRKLEEERNKTKSKKTRKHTFDPNAKTVVHKEKIKFHPPWSIPLHPPMVLPIARKNIKRHLHRWHSSKIHKKEKRIRVTRSVPQSLNFTGPKESIVPAFLAPIINTLKLAAKAKLKSGATAEETNKHLMYILKATKKTLSDSILKSKIGFSRTHPIKIETGKSIPPAPTKKPLNIPIFSLASIRKIDTSDDTTQSNDIKNKEAQQKKVLLTNTIHASVTSVDIDIDKVNVSDSIPDKSLSIIKVEGNKKVDSSLAHSTTITGPSIASTPSTSLHDSHVVSMPTSHARKSTNISLELSPSVSEHLSLDHDNLATGAKNKDIGISTIAYADQADKGKDEYVNDISSTLDLHNTTHSIGDAINAKENVNHAQTDASVIESSDLLGATKTMEIIENPETNHNIEGSNSEPIIIKDEPINSIISIPLHPSLPNDLSSISKDVNLNSASNKEDLNVSDSKNDTNLSLPLLIGSSTGEFTNDNEPKPSLAEILQNVEDINSNQNRNELNNNSMTEADQIKPIPESILHINGPMDHKKHVNSFTPKLNRVSKIDTSSNTSNIQGILEEIVKEQLIKKNGNSEIIPAGLTTIIKNTINSLLPLEENKNTIDVESLINPVFPALNGLPPPPNFKETLEAQQHAKAIKEVAPTATFLIRKQDRLKQASNEKPKNWVDFEIPEMFTIPGKRSIVLRYARKLFDKDEMDKLNRMLNNERKRKWRSANVLRNWEHETRARIKRLSNNKFKGNNNITEEEKEQWMEAEFENRMRDHNVTRADIENSGTTGKVKGSSMLDDSEVLNYIVQFTGSIETSKKIEKWLQEDAKYFMNNSQQPLTQLSLSQLPISKPPSITIEKVTTPGTMITG, encoded by the coding sequence ATGTCagatgaagatattaatttcaatgatTTGGTGGGGAATATCCTAAACGCACATAACAATCAAGAATCACAAAGTCAAGATGAATCACATATCCCTGTCTCTACTCAAGACCATCAAGAGTTGCCAGATTTCACAGCAGACGATGAATCATATTTAGAAGCTGTGGCAAATGCCATTCAAACCATAGAtaagaatgaaaatgaGAATATAGCCACTGACAAAGCTGAGCCTCCAATAGATATACCGAGAacgaataataatgataaaccCGATACAAATGCAACGACAACTACAAAATCCATTACAAAGTCTAAAGCAAAACCAAATAATCAAGAATGGCCATCACAATTACAAAACAACAGTAAAAATACACAAACTGACCAATTAGATCAAGATGATGAAAACTTAAGAATGGCCATTCTTCAAtctttaaatcaattgacAGATGATATACTGGTTCCTGAACCTATTACTCTTACTTCAGAAAACAATAATGTTGTTGATTCTTCAAAACCTTCTAAAAAAGCATCcacaaagaaaaaaaagaaatcgCATTCCAAAGTTTCTTCCTCATCGACTACAAGTCAAACTTtgtcaaaaattaaatcagaTACGATAACAAAATCTGCTGCACCTTCACAAAAATCTTCATCACTTTCtagaaaaaagaagaaaaaggaTTCTATTTCTACTGTTTCCGCAACTAAGCATAAAGATTccaaaaaatcaaaatcaaaagataaaaaatcatcatcTCAACCTTCCACAGCTAATACCAATATCAACATTAATacaaatgatgatgacgatgatgatCTTCTCaattttgaagatattattaaaaatttcatgcAGCAAGGTTTGACCGATGATGCATCTAACCATATTGATCAATCATCTACTCTACCTGAAGAATCTCAATCCATCATTACTGCAGATGAAACACAAGCTTTAGTAGAGGCAGCTACAAAGGCATTTGAACAAAACTTAATAGATACTACTGAACccatttcattttcttcaagacacgattctttaaataaagtaataaaattatctgAACCATCgatatcaatatcaaaatcaaaatcaaaatcaaaaaccAAAGATAAAGATAGAGATAAGAGCAAAGATAAGAGTAAAGACAAGGATAAAGACAGATATAAAGACAAGGAGAAgataaaatcaaaaagtaaaaataaagataaggAAAAATCCaaagataaagataaagataaagataggtctaaagaaaaaactaAGGAGAATGAGAAATTGAAATCCAAAGAAAAAGACAGagaaagagaaaaagaatCGAAAagtaaatcaaaatcaaaacttTCCAAGCATAAAGATAAAGACCcgaataatagtaatattaatgataatgatagtaataataataatgcattAGACTctttgaagaaaaagaaaaaattgaaaaaagtcAAGAAGAAATTACCTAAAAAAGTAGAGCCTTCAACACCACAACAAAGAGTAACTCACATCgattcaaatgatttttcGAAAGCTCTAGAAGAAGTAGTAAATAGTGTTGTCAACACTTCTTTATTAACTACATCTCCTTCATCACCAGTTGAAACTCCGCATACAGATGATGCCCCTGGAAAACCAACATTCTCTTCTATAcctttattaattgaaaatttatatctttcaaatgatgataCTAATATTCCTACTACTTCTCAAGTTcctaatgatgatgacaACACTAGCAATACAGCTGTAATACCTACTGTCCTCCATGataaagatgataataatttagaacAAGCTGATGATGGTAATTTTGATCTAAATCAAATCATGCAAAAAGCTATGCTATTGGCTTTTAATGAAGAacaaaatgatgaaaatgaaatgaataataataagaataataacagtaatattattaatgataatagcAACAATAATCGTTTAGAACCGAATCTTGGTGATTTCAATGttaaagatatattattaccTTCAAAGGTATCTCCAAAATTGTCCAAATTTCATGAACATAAATcgaaatcaaaaaaatcaaaaagatCAAGTAGTTCTAAAGATAAAAAGTTATCAAGAGAAAAACGTAAAGAGAAACAAAGGGAAAAATCAAGAGAAAGGCATAAAGAAAGGGAAAAAGAAAGGGAACatgaaagaaataaaaaaatattaaaagcaTTAAATGAATCAAGTTCATTAAGTTTAATGGAGCCGCTTAAAGCAACTTCGACACATTTGTTAACTCAAGATCATTTCAAAAAACGTTACAAGAAAATTGCTTCACAAGTAGCAGAAGTTGCAAAAAAGAGAAATCGTGATAAGCGTAAAGCAATTAAAGCTAAAAAGCAAGAAGAACAACTAAAGGCAagagaattgaaaaaaataagaaagaGAGAAGAACTGAATAAGCAAGAACGAGAAAGAAAGGAATTAGAGGAAATAGTTTCTAGAGGGCCTCCTTACCCGTATGATTTGAGATTAACGAAAAATGGTAAACCTAAAAAACCGTATAGAAGATGGACACCAGAAGAATTAGctaaaagaaatttacTGAACTCCACGAACAGTGGCAAAGTTTCCAAGAAAAGGAAAGATGGGAAAACTGAATTATTGGAAGATACATTAAGACGAATTGCGCTTTTATCTGAGAATAGTACTAATGTATACGTCAGAAATGAAGGTAAAGATGCTggtattgaaaataatgatagtACAATCACAACAACTACAAATAGGTCTttgttgaataatattgaagGTTCATTGATCAATAGCAATCGCTTCCAAAGCTTGACAGGGGATctatcaaaattatcagCACAAGAGGTTCAGGACTTAAAAGAATATGCTACTAGAAAATTGGAGgaagaaagaaataaaactaaGTCTAAGAAAACTAGAAAACATACTTTTGATCCGAATGCCAAAACTGTTGTTCATaaggaaaaaattaaatttcatCCACCTTGGTCAATTCCATTGCATCCTCCAATGGTATTGCCAATAGCAagaaagaatattaaaagacATTTGCATAGATGGCATTCATCTAAAATACacaagaaagaaaaaagaattagagTTACTAGGTCAGTTCCACAATCACTAAATTTCACAGGTCCTAAAGAATCCATTGTACCAGCATTCCTAGCACCTATTATCAATACTTTGAAACTTGCAGCTAAAGCTAAATTGAAATCAGGGGCTACTGCGGAAGAGACCAATAAACATTTGatgtatattttaaaagcaACAAAGAAAACACTAAGTGATTCTATTCTTAAATCGAAAATTGGTTTTAGCCGTACTCATCCAATTAAAATCGAAACGGGTAAGTCTATTCCTCCAGCACCTACGAAAAAGCCTCTAAATATACCTATCTTTAGCTTAGCAAGCATCCGTAAAATTGACACTTCTGATGATACCACCCAATccaatgatattaaaaataaagaagcTCAACAGAAAAAGGTACTATTAACTAATACAATTCATGCTTCAGTTACTAGTGTTGATATCGATATAGATAAAGTGAATGTCTCTGATTCTATCCCCGATAAAtctttatcaataataaaagttgaaggtaataaaaaagttgaCTCATCTTTGGCACATAGTACAACAATAACAGGACCTTCAATTGCATCTACACCTTCTACCTCTCTACATGACTCTCATGTAGTCTCAATGCCTACCAGTCATGCTAGGAAATCTACTAATATATCCCTAGAGCTTTCGCCATCTGTTTCAGAACATTTATCATTAGATCATGATAATTTAGCAACTGGGGCTAAAAATAAGGATATTGGTATATCAACTATTGCATATGCAGATCAAGCAGACAAGGGAAAAGATGAGTATGttaatgatatttcttCAACTTTAGACCTTCACAATACTACCCACTCTATTGGAGACGCGATAAATGCAAAAGAAAATGTAAATCATGCTCAGACAGATGCTTCAGTAATAGAGAGTTCTGATTTATTAGGCGCTACCAAAACAATggaaataattgaaaatccAGAAACTAATCACAACATTGAAGGATCAAATTCAGAACCTATTATCATAAAAGATGAGCCTATAAACTCAATTATCTCGATACCGCTACATCCTTCTTTGCCAAATGATTTATCATCCATCTCGAAAGATGTGAATTTGAACTCTGCttcaaataaagaagaCTTGAATGTTAGTGATAGTAAAAATGATACAAATCTATCATTACCGTTGCTAATTGGCTCCTCTACTGGTGAGTTTACTAATGACAATGAGCCTAAACCATCTTTGGCagaaatattacaaaacgTGGAAGATATTAACTCAAACCAAAATAGAAACGAactcaataataatagtatgaCAGAGGCAGATCAAATTAAGCCTATACCCGAATCTATTTTACATATCAATGGTCCTATGGATCATAAAAAGCATGTAAACAGTTTTACTCCAAAACTTAACAGGGTCTCAAAGATTGATACTAGTTCCAATACCTCAAACATCCAAGGCATACTAGAAGAAATTGTCAAGGAGCAActgattaaaaaaaatgggaACTCTGAAATCATACCAGCAGGGTtaacaacaataattaaaaatactatTAACTCTCTTTTACCCcttgaagaaaataaaaatacgaTCGATGTAGAGTCTTTAATAAACCCAGTATTTCCTGCTCTTAATGGTTTACCCCCACCAccaaatttcaaagaaaCATTAGAGGCTCAACAACATGCTAAAGCCATTAAAGAGGTAGCACCAACTGCTACTTTCTTAATTCGTAAACAAGATCGATTGAAGCAAGCCAGTAATGAAAAACCTAAAAACTGGGTTGACTTTGAAATACCAGAAATGTTCACTATACCTGGTAAAAGATCTATAGTGTTACGCTATGCTAGAAAACTGTTcgataaagatgaaatggATAAATTGAACAGAAtgttaaataatgaaagaaaaagaaaatggaGAAGCGCAAATGTGCTACGTAATTGGGAGCATGAAACTAGAGCGAGAATAAAAagattatcaaataataagtttaagggaaacaataatattacagAAGAGGAAAAAGAGCAATGGATGGAAGCTGAGTTTGAAAATAGAATGCGTGATCACAATGTGACACGTGCAGATATTGAGAATTCAGGTACTACAGGTAAAGTTAAAGGTTCTAGTATGTTAGATGATAGCGAAGTACTTAATTATATTGTTCAATTTACCGGATCCATTGAGACatccaaaaaaattgaaaaatggttACAAGAGGATGCTAAATACTTTATGAATAATTCCCAGCAACCTCTAACCCAATTGTCTCTTTCTCAATTGCCAATTTCTAAACCTCCCTCAATCACCATTGAGAAAGTTACTACACCTGGTACAATGATTACTGGTTAG